The proteins below come from a single Thermopolyspora flexuosa genomic window:
- a CDS encoding citrate/2-methylcitrate synthase encodes MADKFSKGLADVVAASTALSDIDGKAGRLFYRGYDIHDLAGRTTFEEIAYLLQCGTLPTRRQLQEYGEELARGRTLGALVERHLPDVAERQAPMEALRTLVSLAGADDPDKDDNSLEANRRKAARLVAQQPILVARYHAARTGGKAPDPDPELGIAGNFLLQITGRRPEPRHVEIFDTCLVLHADHTMNASTFAARVCAATLSDMHSAIVAAIGTLKGPLHGGANERVMRTLEAIRAEGGKVAEAVRAKLAAGEKIMGFGHRVYRTEDPRATHLREMSRELAEASGDDTYYRMSREMEEVVHAEKGLYPNVDFYAATVYHYLGIPTDLFTPVFSVSRMSGWTAHVIEQHADNRLIRPDSEYVGERDRKWVPIDERE; translated from the coding sequence ATGGCGGACAAATTTTCCAAGGGTCTCGCCGATGTCGTGGCCGCGTCCACAGCGCTGAGCGACATCGACGGCAAGGCCGGTCGCCTGTTCTACCGCGGATACGACATCCACGACCTGGCCGGGCGCACCACGTTCGAGGAGATCGCCTACCTGCTGCAGTGCGGGACGCTGCCGACGCGCCGGCAACTGCAGGAGTACGGCGAGGAGCTGGCCCGGGGGCGCACCCTCGGGGCGCTCGTGGAGAGGCACCTCCCCGACGTGGCGGAGCGCCAGGCCCCGATGGAGGCGTTGCGCACCCTCGTCTCCCTCGCCGGGGCGGACGATCCCGACAAGGACGACAACTCGCTCGAGGCCAACCGGCGCAAGGCGGCGCGGCTGGTCGCGCAGCAGCCGATCCTCGTCGCCCGCTACCACGCGGCGCGGACCGGCGGGAAGGCTCCCGACCCCGACCCCGAGCTGGGCATCGCCGGGAACTTCCTGCTCCAGATCACCGGCCGCAGGCCGGAGCCGCGGCACGTCGAGATCTTCGACACCTGCCTGGTGCTGCACGCCGACCACACGATGAACGCCTCGACGTTCGCCGCCCGGGTGTGCGCGGCCACGCTGTCCGACATGCACTCGGCGATCGTCGCGGCGATCGGCACGCTCAAGGGCCCGCTGCACGGCGGCGCGAACGAGCGGGTGATGCGGACGCTGGAGGCGATCCGGGCCGAGGGCGGCAAGGTCGCCGAGGCGGTACGCGCCAAGCTCGCCGCGGGCGAGAAGATCATGGGCTTCGGCCACCGGGTGTACCGGACCGAGGACCCGCGGGCCACACATCTGCGCGAGATGTCGCGCGAACTGGCCGAGGCATCCGGCGACGACACCTACTATCGGATGTCGAGGGAGATGGAAGAGGTCGTCCACGCGGAGAAGGGCCTCTATCCGAACGTGGACTTCTACGCGGCGACCGTCTACCACTATCTCGGCATTCCGACGGACCTGTTCACCCCGGTGTTCTCCGTCAGCCGGATGTCGGGATGGACCGCACACGTGATCGAGCAGCACGCCGACAACCGCCTGATCCGGCCGGACAGCGAGTACGTCGGCGAGCGCGATCGCAAGTGGGTGCCGATCGACGAAAGGGAGTAA